From the genome of Candidatus Dormiibacterota bacterium, one region includes:
- a CDS encoding DedA family protein, producing MGFVDSLSGPTLILAICVLLFIEELGVPLPFAPGDVLLVIGGIGIASGRVNPALMVPFVLVACIVGAVLGREITALLGWERLMKLARPLHAEKPLDRAAQLMRRGGWRTVFTARLIPGLRVYTTQVAGLTGVPRSTFLAGLIPSSILYVAGFLGLGAAFGRPVLALIHQSQNKLVFIVLGVALMVPAVLGFRVVARRTLEGLAIGGWNGPFRLRLDPLQFTVLPLCLGINFAGHGLAQGLKLPLFLDSAGTILAGVIAGPWVGGSVGVVSNLLASNTFDPIAGSYAIVSFALGFTAGLSRYLGWQTRPSRWMLLGIICLTVSALLATPINFAISGGQSGVGFGDAIYTSLTLRLPRVVAAFLGELAVDFPDKLLSVGIALAIAQAFSRQPEVVTVGVIDIDLKEPLGFVFRSPRWRRRTLAGVLCFGFAWLLVPGLLLLGYLVELSRQVRDGNAQLPRWDHRWLKIKDGFAVATLFVIWSLPGIGLLLVAGILADPTIEGVLGTVSGRVSYVVSAIGNVWLFLVLVTQAAVWAQYLRGGFRAALRLSAIVDRLRFNLSLTVVMAGLTMILLVIGAVGLIGLLIGVVATLTYMSYVWAYLAGKHAHLTDPVKPTIGTLVSSPRGRAQASGPTRTNTLSGCVPELTGNH from the coding sequence ATGGGTTTTGTCGACAGTCTGAGCGGACCGACGCTGATCCTGGCAATTTGCGTCCTGCTGTTTATCGAGGAGCTGGGCGTCCCGCTACCGTTCGCGCCCGGTGACGTCCTTCTGGTGATCGGAGGCATCGGGATCGCGAGCGGGCGCGTCAACCCGGCTCTGATGGTGCCCTTCGTCCTGGTGGCCTGCATCGTTGGCGCAGTCCTGGGCCGTGAGATCACGGCGCTGCTCGGCTGGGAGCGCCTGATGAAGCTCGCCCGACCCCTCCATGCGGAAAAACCCCTCGACCGGGCAGCCCAATTGATGCGCCGAGGGGGATGGCGTACCGTCTTCACGGCGCGTCTCATCCCTGGCCTGCGTGTCTACACCACCCAGGTGGCGGGTCTGACGGGCGTGCCGCGCTCGACGTTCCTAGCGGGGCTTATCCCATCGTCGATCCTCTACGTTGCCGGCTTCCTCGGCCTCGGCGCCGCATTCGGCCGCCCCGTCCTGGCTCTTATCCACCAGAGTCAGAACAAGCTCGTCTTCATTGTGCTCGGGGTCGCGCTCATGGTACCCGCCGTCCTGGGCTTCCGCGTCGTTGCGCGTCGGACCCTCGAGGGACTAGCAATCGGGGGCTGGAATGGCCCATTTCGACTCCGCCTAGACCCCCTCCAGTTCACCGTGTTGCCCCTGTGCCTGGGAATTAACTTCGCCGGCCATGGGCTCGCCCAGGGTTTGAAGCTGCCACTGTTCCTCGACTCAGCCGGTACGATCCTGGCGGGTGTGATAGCCGGCCCCTGGGTGGGCGGTAGTGTCGGGGTCGTTTCCAACCTCCTCGCGTCGAATACCTTCGATCCTATCGCCGGGTCGTACGCGATTGTCTCTTTCGCCCTGGGCTTCACCGCGGGTCTCAGCCGGTATCTGGGATGGCAGACACGTCCCAGTCGCTGGATGCTGCTGGGAATCATATGTCTCACGGTCTCGGCACTTCTCGCGACGCCGATCAACTTCGCGATCAGCGGCGGCCAGAGTGGCGTGGGCTTCGGCGATGCTATCTACACGTCGCTTACACTGCGCCTGCCCCGGGTCGTGGCGGCATTTCTCGGCGAGCTCGCCGTCGACTTCCCGGACAAGCTCCTTTCGGTAGGCATCGCCCTCGCGATTGCGCAGGCCTTTTCCCGCCAGCCCGAGGTCGTGACGGTTGGGGTGATCGACATCGACTTGAAGGAGCCGCTCGGCTTTGTCTTTCGATCGCCGCGATGGCGGCGGCGGACGCTCGCCGGCGTCCTGTGCTTTGGCTTCGCCTGGTTGCTCGTACCAGGTCTGCTATTGCTCGGCTACCTGGTGGAGTTGTCGAGGCAAGTTCGTGATGGAAACGCGCAACTGCCGAGATGGGACCACCGCTGGTTGAAGATCAAAGATGGCTTCGCCGTCGCCACCCTTTTCGTGATTTGGTCCCTGCCGGGCATCGGTCTGTTATTGGTCGCCGGCATCCTGGCGGACCCCACGATCGAAGGTGTGCTCGGAACCGTTTCCGGCAGGGTCAGCTACGTGGTCTCCGCGATCGGGAATGTGTGGCTCTTCCTGGTGCTCGTGACCCAGGCGGCCGTATGGGCCCAGTATCTGCGGGGCGGCTTCCGCGCAGCGCTCAGACTCTCCGCCATCGTTGACCGTCTCCGTTTCAATCTAAGCCTCACCGTCGTGATGGCCGGGCTCACGATGATCCTGCTCGTCATCGGAGCCGTCGGGCTGATTGGGCTTCTCATCGGCGTGGTGGCCACGCTCACGTACATGAGCTACGTATGGGCCTACCTCGCGGGGAAGCACGCGCACTTGACG